From the genome of Tolypothrix sp. NIES-4075:
GGGGTAAATTCTCAAGCCGAAACTTGGTGGAGTAAGCTAATTAGTTATGGTAATCCACAAGTTGCCACAATCATCAATCAAGCTTATCGTCCACTTTTAATTAGTGATTCTTTTGGCATTAATTATGGAAATGTCTTTTCTCTCAGCTATCTTTTAGAACCAAAAGTGCGCTTTCAGTTGGTGAAAGAACAAAAGACACCTAAAATTTCTAATCAATTTACAGATATATTTTTCCTAAATCCTGCAAATGATTTCCGCCAAAAAATAGAAAAAAGCTATAAATCTAAATTAAATCTTGTCTATAAAGATAACTATTATTCACTTTGGAAACTAGCAAAATCCCGCATTTTGCCCCGACGCAATATTTCTCTTACAAACTGAAAAAAGAAGATACCCAACTTCTCTAATAAGTCGGGTATCTGAACAAGTTGAGCAAAACTAAACAGAAAATTTAAACCAATTCTCAGCTTAAATTAATTTTGTCAGGGGAATGAGGCTTTAAAGTGTCATTAGAGACGAGTTTAAGGACACTAAAGCTATGAAGTTCAAGTTTTTAGCAGTTTTGGGTATCGCTGCTGTTTTAAGCGTAAGCTATGCAAAAGAGGCAACCTCAAAGCAAGTAAGTACGCAAATACAGCATACAACGGCAAGTACTACTGTTGCACAAGCGACGCAAGGTACAGCCACAGATTCTGGAACTTTTAAAGCTGGGGAACACCCTACTCAAGGTACGGTTAGCGTAGTTACTGATAAAGGAAAACGCTACCTAGAGTTTGATCAAAGTTTCAAAACTGATAATGGTCCCGACTTATACGTGATTTTGCATCGCTCGGATGCACCCCCAATATCGGGTATTAAAAAGAAAGATTATGTGAGCATTGCCCGTTTACAAAAGACAAGCGGTGTTCAACGTTATGCGCTTCCTGACAATGTTAATTTAGCAGACTTTCGTTCTGTGGCGGTATGGTGTCGTAAATTCAATGCTACTTTTGGCTACGCGCCTTTGGGTAAATAGTTATACTGTGAGTAGCAGAAGGAAAGAGATAATTGGTAATTAAATTTGTGAGTTAGGAGTTAGGAGTTAAGTAGAAGAAGGTACAAATACGATAAGTATTCAACCGAATTCGCTATTACTCTTAACTCCTTAATATTTAATCCTAACTATAGCCAAACATAAGAGTGAATCAGATAAAGAAAATTTGGAGACATATTGACCCGTTTTCATTGCGGGTGCGCTTAACAATTGGTGTTGCTGCGGTTTCAGCTTTGGGATTAGGTAGTTTTGCTATCTGGACGAGTTGGAAAATGCAACAAATTTTGATTGATAGTCATAAACATAGTATTGAAGAAATTGCTACACGTTTACCGCATGATGTGCAACTTTATAGTGAAATGTTGCCCCCAGAAACAGGGTTGCAAAAAGCAATTAATAACTTAACTACTACGAATACATTGTTATGGGTAAAAAATCCTGAAAGCAAAATGCTGGTAAAATCTACCATTGGCAATTTGCTATCTGATTCTACAGCAGCCGAGTTAATGTCTTTGACAGAAATGCCGGCTAAACCGCAGGTTCACAAAGTTAGTCAACGGTACTTTGTTTTATATTGTAATTCGTTGCGCGTGCAGGGCAAGGTGCTGGGAAATCTGTTCGTTGTGCAGGATATTACCTACGAACAAACAATGTTTCAAGCAATGCTGTGGAGTTTGAGTATTGCCAGTGTTTTGGCGATTATGATGATTTCTGTGGCGATCGCATTTTATATCAAACGTTCTTTGCAACCTCTGCGCCAGCTTAGTCAAATGACAGAAGTGATTTCTGCTGAAGATTTACCAGAAGCGCATTTATATCTTGATAACGCACCTAGCGAAGTTAAAGAATTAACGCAAACATTCAATATGATGTTATCTCGCCTCTCTCAATCTTGGGAGCAAGAGCGACAATTTGTTAGTAATGTTTCTCACGAATTACGCACGCCTTTAACTATTGTACATGGTTACTTGCAAAGCGTATTGCGGCGGCAAAATAACTTAACAGAAATTCAACGCGAAGCTTTAGAAACAGCTGCATCCGAAGCCGAACGCACGATTCGACTTTTACAAGATTTACTTGACTTAGCACGGGCAGATAGTGGTTATTTGCATTTTCGGATAGAACCTTGCGTGCTGAATGAGTTGGTTGCAGAAGTTGTGACTATGGCAAAAAAGTATAGCGATCGCACAATTATTATTGAATCAAAAAATGACTCAATAGAGGTGAAAGTAGACTATAACCGCCTCAAACAAATATTGCTTAATTTAATTGATAATGCTGTTAAGTATTCGCAACCGGATACAACCGTGATTGTGAAGTTATATCAACAAGAAGAATCGGCAATTATTCAAGTTCGCGACAAAGGTTATGGCATTCCTTTACAACACCAATCGCGGATTTTTGAGAGATTTTACCGTGTAGATGAAGCGCGTACAAGTTCCACAGGGGGTTGTGGTTTGGGGTTGTCGATTGTGAAGACACTTGTCGAGGGGATGGATGGAAGTGTCACAGTGCGATCGCGTTTAAGTGAAGGAAGTGTGTTTACAATCACCTTGCCCGCTTATCGATTACCAGATTGAGGAATGGGGAATTGGGCAATTTGAGGAGGGGAAAAGGGTGAGAAAGAAGAAATATTTCCCCCCATCCCCCCATCCCCCTTCCCCGTGTTGAGAGGCAAATATTTTGAAGATTATCCGGAACGGCATTATTTGAGTTGGTAGTTAAAATTGTGCCGACAAGAGAGATATATTCAACGCTATCCCTTATAAAAAAGGCAAGACAGATAACTGCATAAGCTAATAAACCAGAACCTACTTACTTATAACAATCAAGTTCAAACCCAAAACCTAATCATAAATTATCAGGAGAGCAATCATGACTAGCTTTACTCAAATCCAATCACAAAACGATTTACTACAACCAATCCGCCAGTGGATGGAATCGAGAGAAATTAATAATCCTAAACTTGCCCATT
Proteins encoded in this window:
- a CDS encoding DM13 domain-containing protein is translated as MKFKFLAVLGIAAVLSVSYAKEATSKQVSTQIQHTTASTTVAQATQGTATDSGTFKAGEHPTQGTVSVVTDKGKRYLEFDQSFKTDNGPDLYVILHRSDAPPISGIKKKDYVSIARLQKTSGVQRYALPDNVNLADFRSVAVWCRKFNATFGYAPLGK
- a CDS encoding sensor histidine kinase, which produces MNQIKKIWRHIDPFSLRVRLTIGVAAVSALGLGSFAIWTSWKMQQILIDSHKHSIEEIATRLPHDVQLYSEMLPPETGLQKAINNLTTTNTLLWVKNPESKMLVKSTIGNLLSDSTAAELMSLTEMPAKPQVHKVSQRYFVLYCNSLRVQGKVLGNLFVVQDITYEQTMFQAMLWSLSIASVLAIMMISVAIAFYIKRSLQPLRQLSQMTEVISAEDLPEAHLYLDNAPSEVKELTQTFNMMLSRLSQSWEQERQFVSNVSHELRTPLTIVHGYLQSVLRRQNNLTEIQREALETAASEAERTIRLLQDLLDLARADSGYLHFRIEPCVLNELVAEVVTMAKKYSDRTIIIESKNDSIEVKVDYNRLKQILLNLIDNAVKYSQPDTTVIVKLYQQEESAIIQVRDKGYGIPLQHQSRIFERFYRVDEARTSSTGGCGLGLSIVKTLVEGMDGSVTVRSRLSEGSVFTITLPAYRLPD